GGAAAACCTCCACGCCAATCGAGTCGCCGAGGACTTGCAATTGCTTAATGGCGGCCGGGCGGTAAATATCGGCGGCCACCAGAAGAACCTTCTTGTTTTTCCGCTTAGTCTGAAGACCCAGTTTGCCCGCCAGAGTGGTCTTACCGGAACCCTGAAGGCCGCAAAGCATGTAAATAGTCGGGGCCTTATCGACCGGTGCCAGGGCTTCCGCTTTCTCACCCAGCAGTTTGACCAGCTCATCGTGGACAACCTTTACGACCTGCTGCCCCGGCTCGATCGATTTGAGGACCTTCTCGCCGATGGCCGAATCCTCAACCGTCTTAATAAAATCTTTTACAACCTTATAATTGACATCGGCTTCGAGCAGCGCCCGCCGAATCTCGCGCAGTGAATCCCGGATATTCTTCTCGGTCAGCTTTCCGGCGCCGCGAAGGTTGCGGAAAATGTCGTCAAATTTGTCTATCAGTTCGCCAAACATAATTTCTCAATAGCTCAAAAATCCCAAAAGGCAAAAATTCCCTTTTGAGGAATCTTATAAATATATACAAATGCCCCCGAATGGCAAGCCTTTTCTAAGTCTTCATCTTTCGGATAAATTCCCCGTAGTCCGGCGCTTTAAAAAAAGAGGACCCGGTCACCAGAATATCGGCGCCGGCAGCGGCCAGCCGGGCGGCATTATCCAAGCCGATCCCACCGTCAACCATAATCTCAAAATTTAGCCCCTTTTCTTTCCTGAACCCGGCGGCTGCGGATATTTTGTCATAGACATTATCAATAAATTTCTGCCCAGCAAAACCGGGATTAACCGACATCAGAAGTAGAAGGTCAATTTCACTTAAGAAAGGGAAAACCAGTTCAATTTTGGTCGGGGGATTAAGGCTCAATCCGGGTTTGCATCCCGCTTTCCTTACGGCCGAAATTATCTTCCTCACCCGTTCCACATTAACAACTTTGTCTGTCACATACACCCATCGTCCGGGCCCCAAATCCTGTCTGATACCTTCGATTTCAAGGTGAAATGTGATATATTCCACGCCAATTTTGGCAAATGAACCGATATAGTATTCCGGGTCGGTCACCATCAGATGCGCATCATGCGGCAGAGTTGAGACCGCTTTCGACATAGCCGCAATCGCCTCACCAAGGGAGAGATTGGGAACAAAGTGGCCATCCATGATATCCAGATGAATCATATCGGCGCCGGCCGTTTCGGCGGCTTTGATTTCCTCGCCGAGACGAGCGAAATCGGCGGCCAGAATGGAAGGGGCTATTTTTGTCATAACGTCATCCGAATACAAAATTGCTCGATTTTTCGAACTAATCTGTCGTCGAAACTACCAAGTCTATTTCTTCCCCCGGCTGCAATTCGGTCGATGCTTCCACCGATTGCTCCATTACTGTTTCAGGGAGATAGTTATTGTCGTGAACATGCTTGACCAGACCAATTTTCAGACCGGCCTCCTCAATCATTCTCTGGGCCTCCTCCAGTTGACGACCAATCAGGTTCGGCATCAGAATTCCCGCCACCAAGCGCCCACGGTTGACCATCAGGTTTACCACCGATCCGCTCGGTATTTCCGTGCCGGTCGCCGGGTAGGCGAAAACAACAACATTTTCCGGAAGCGAATCGGAGAATGTCCAGGCAATATCACCCAAAAGAAGTCCCGTCGCTTCGATATAAAGCTGGGCCTGTCTGACGGAGAACCCAGCCAGAGCCGGCACCCGGACCATTTTCTGCCCTATTGAAGTCGATACCTTCACAATTCGACCGGACTTGACTTTGGTCCCGACCGGTGGATACTGCGAGACAACCACTCCCTCCGGTATCCCCGGACGGTACTCCCGGGAGGTTACTTCCATCCCCAATCCCTCTTCATTCAAAATCTTTCTGGCCGCTTCCTCGCTTTTGTCGTTGACATCGGGGAGTGCAAACTCGGAACCGTGGCGGGTCGTGATCGGCATCACAATCCGGTCGAAGAGGATATATACCAGGAGAAGGCTGACCAGCGGGATGGCCATATAATAAATGAGAATCCGTCCCCATATTTCTTTAGGTACCAGCCGTTCCCAGAAAGGCTTCTTAGGTCTCTGGCTTTTGGGTCTCGGTGTAAATTCCATATCACCACATTATACCGCCGAAACAGGCGGAATTATTTATCATTTTTTGCCGCAATTACTTTCTTCATGCGGGCGGCAAAAGCACCGGAAAGGTCGGGTTTGTTGGGATAGATTTTCAGGAAACCGCGTTCCGAAACCACCTCATTATCAAAATACTCCCCGGCTGATTCCAGTTCAAAGTCTCTCCGGCGCACTAGAAATTCCTCCACCACCTGATCATTCTCTTTCCGAATGATAGTACAGGTGGAATAAATCAGGATCCCCCCCGGCTTGACCAGTTTGGCCGCCTTATCAATCATCATGCTCTGCACTTTGAACAGTTTCTCCACATCCCCAGGCTCTTTGGTCCAACGCAGGTCGCTGTGCTTGCCGGCGTTGCCCCACCCGGTACAAGGCGCATCGAGAATCACGCGGTCAAACGGTTCCGTCTGAAATTCCAGTATATCGGCCACGACCGGATTGACAATCTTGATTCCCAGACGGAGGCAGTTTTGCATCATCATTTCCAGACGGGGCCGGGAACGATCAACCGCCGTTACCATTCCCTTATTGCGCATCTTGATCGCAGCATAAGTGGTCTTACCGCCCGGCGCCGCGGCCATATCGAGCACGTGCATACCCATCTTGGGATTCATCAAACGGACTGCCATTCCGGCTGACTCATCCTGAATATAGACTTTACCGCTCTTGACCAGCTCATTTTCCAACGGAAAACCGCCGTTGTCGAGATGAATGAACTCTGGGAGATATTTCCCCGCATGATATTTGATGTCTTCTTTATCCAGCAGCCGGCTCACTTCTTCCGGCTTGGCCTTAAGAAGATTAACCCGGTAAGTAATCTGGGGAGGACGATTCATGCCGCTGAGAAGCTTTTCGGTTTGCTCCAGCTTGAATTCCTCGAGACAATAGGCGACAAACCAGTCCGGATAGGAGTAATAGTTGGCCAGATAATTGACCGGGTCCTCGTCCTTGTTTCGGAAAAAAATTTTCTCCGGATTACGCACCGCGGCACGCAAGACAGCGTTGACTACTCTGGCCCTCGAGGAATCACAGAAATAATGCGCCAGATTGACCGCCTCGGAGACCGCCGCCGCCGGTGGAATTTTATCCGTGAAAAAAATCTGGAAAAATCCGAGGCGAAGAATATCAATCAATTTGCGGGGCATTTTTTCGGAGGGTTTGGCCAGAAAAAATCGCATGTCATGATCGAGACGCCGTTTCAATTTGACTGTTCCGTTGACCAGCTGCCGCAGAAATCTGATATCCAGAGGAGAAAGATTCTTCTCCGGGATGACCCCGGCTATCGCCTCTTCGGTCGTATGCTTGCCGGCCTCTACCAGACCGATCGCCTCCACCGCCAGCGCCCGAACCGGATCAATCTTATGTTCTTTATCAGCCATTAATCAAAATTCCATTGGCGAAATTCTTGCCCCATCAGGATTGATATAGAGCAAATCCCGACGGTGAATAATCAGGGCGGGAACGGTTTTCTCGTCGCCCAACCCCGCCGCCAGAATGACCTCTTGCGGACGCACGTACCCCGCCGAACCAACACCCAGTTCCATCACCACCACCGCCTTTTCCGGCGCAAGGGTGCTTTCCTCCAGATAAGAAAGCTCATAAATGGCCGGGCGAATATTCACAACTTTGATTTCATCTTTGGCGGTACGATTTACTTCAACCTTCTCTTGAGACAGTAGATAAGCTAATTTATCACGGCAATCAATACTTTTATCTATAACAACCTCATATACGGCCCGGTTGAGCTTGCTGGATAAAGACTCCTTACCGCCGATAACCGGCCTGGCCATAACCAGAAAATACCCCTGCGGGAGTGACTCGCTGAGCCGACCGGCCATAGGAGGATAAAACGGCCTCTCCAGCGACAGGTCGAAATATTCCGCATCCGAGGTGAATCCGAGCGGCAAGGGCGGGCCATACGATACTTTCATGTGCGGGTGATATCCCTGGGAATATTCAATCGGCAGTCCCGACCGGCGGATTGCCCGCTCCATGACGCGAAGATTATCGAGATGGGAAAGGAATCGGGTCAGTCCTTTTCTTCCCCAGCGCACCCGCACCTGCCCTTTGGTGGGGGCGACCCCCGCTTTCTGAACCCCCTTCTTGCGGGAGCGGCCAAAACCGCTTTCTTCTTCATCGCCATTCTCAATGGCCGGTATGGGCGCCGTCGATCCTTTGGTTGACTCCCGAAGAAGGGTTGAGGTGCGGTTTCTTTCGTGGATGAGATGCTCCACTGAAATATCAAGCTCGATATGCGACCAGGGCAGAATTTCGGAAAAGGGTTTTTCTTTCAAGTAGTCATGGGGATTGAGATTATTTTTCTCGAAAGCTCTCTGCCAGAGCCCAAAATCAAATCCCTCGCTCCAGCCGTCGAAACGGGCGCCGTCATGGAAAGCCGTTTCTACCACCGAGGCCATCTCCTGTCCGCCGCGCCCCAGAACACCCTCCAGAAAAGATAGCTCCTGGTCACGCAGCTTTATGTTCACAAAGGAACTGCCGGCATTCCTCCGAATATATTCACTCTTCTGCCGCACATCATCCGGCGCCGGCTGCCGGTCCCACTGGAACGGCGTGTGTGATTTCGGGGAAAAAGGTGAAATGGTCACATTGATGGCATTTTTCCCCTTAATCTCGCGGGCTATCCGACTGACCTGCTGGATCATCTGCACGATCCCCTTTATATCGTCATCCGTTTCGGTCGGCAACCCGACCATGAAATACAACTTAACCAGATTCCAGCCGTTTCCAAAAGCGAGACGAATAGTATCGTACAGTTCCTTGTCGGTAATATCTTTTCGTATCAACGCCCGCAGCCGCTCGGTGCCCGCCTCGGGGGCAAAGGTGAGACCGGTCTTGCGGGTCAACTTTATAGCCGTTATTAATTCCGGGGTCAGAGTGCCGGGGCGGAGTGAGGGAAGCGATAAGGCCACCTTTTTCCCCAGCAGTTCGCGCGATAATTGGGCGGTCAGAGGAAGGATATCGGGATAATCACTTGATGAGAGCGATAGCAGTGTCACCTCATCAAAGCCGCTGCGTTCGATCTGGCGGTGCACCTGCGCAATAATTTCTTCTTTGGAACGCAAACGCAATGGGCGATAGATGGCGGTGGCCTGGCAGAAACGGCAGCCGCGGGGGCAGCCGCGCATGATTTCCACCGCCAGACGGTCATGCACCGTCTCTACAAATGGCACCAGCGGCTGAGCAGGATAATAATCTTCCTTGAGCTGTTTGAGACGGTGGCTCCGGATCTTGGCCGGGGCAAAATCTACTAAAGGTTTATGGGTTATCGGGTCGTAGAAGCGCGGAACATATACTCCCGAAATCTCACGGGCTATTCTCTCGAGCTTATCTACACGGGACAGATTCCTATTATCACTGATTATTTCCAGCAACCTGATGATATTATCCTCGGCATCACCGATGTAAAATAAATCAATGAAAGGTGCGGTCGGCTCGGGATTGTGCACCACCGGACCGCCGGCAATTATCAGCGGATGATCCTCCCCGCGGTCGGCCGCCCGGAGCGGTATCCCCGAAAGATCGAGAATGTTGAGCAGATTGGTATAAACCATCTCATAGGCCAGCGTAAAACCGACCAGGTCAAATTGCGCCAGCGGCCGGAAGGATTCCAGGCTGAAATATGGAATTTTCTCACGGCGGAGAATCGCCTCGGCATCTATATCGGGGGCATAAAACCGCTCGCAGAGGAAGCGGTCGTCGGAATTGATAATATTATATAAAATCTGTGTCCCCAGATAAGACATCCCAATTTCGTACATATCGGGATAGCCAATCGCCACTTTCAGCCGATTTTCCGGGGGCTTGACAATCTGCCCCAATTCGCCACCGGTGTACCGCCCGGGTTTAATGACGAAGGGCAAGAGTTTTTCTTCTAGAAGTTGCCGCATTTGCGCTAAGATACAAAAAAACCCGCTTTTTTCAAGCGGGTTTTAATGATAAACCTTATTCAATCAACCATATACTTCAGAATGGTTACATTTACAGACGCCGACATTGGTGCTTTTGAACCTCCAACCGTTCTCCGAACGCTCTGCTTTCACATACTTGACAAAATTCATCGGCTGTTCGCAGACCGGGCAGAGAGTAAGGTGTTTCTTTTTCGAGGCTTTATCGGCGAAACTCTGTTTCTTTGCCATGGTTTATTATCTCCTCTATCTCAATTCGACCATTTTCCAGTTCAAAAATATCTTCTTTGACCGCCAGAAGCAGCTCGGTCGTTTCCTTTAATATACGAAAATCGGCCGATTCCGCAAACTGATTTTCGGCGCTCCGAAAAAAACCTGAAGCTGAGGCATAATCCTGCTTTTTCAGCGCCAGAAGCGCCCGCATATAGGCCTTTTCCGCATTAGACAACATCTTTTACCCCGAATTTGTTCTTCTCAATCTCTTTCAATCGTCTGACAAACGGCCCCACCTTATATCCGTTGATTTTGAGATAATAGATTACCGACCCCGCCAGATGCATAAACATCCGGTCCTCTTTGGCTTCCGCCGACTTGAGAATATCATCAAGAATCGATATCAGATGGGCGCTCCCTTTCTGCTCAAATTCGAGATGTTCGCTCTCCTGTTTCAGAAGCGCCACAAATTTCTCGGCAATATTTTGCTCCGCACCCTCCCCTTTGATTTTCAGCACCAGCTTTCTCTTGGGAACCACTCCTTTTTCGCGCCAGCGCTCAATTTCATCGGATAGTTTCTTAGTTTCCGGGTCGGAACTGTCCAAACCGCTTTTTATCTCGCTTAGAATATTGGCAATAGTCGAGACTTCATCTTCTTTCAAGCGCCCTCCATCTACAACCCGGCCGTAGCGGGCAAACCAGTTACCGAGTTGATTGTTGATAAACCGTCCCTTGAACGAATCCCTGGCGATATCATCAAGAGTGTCAATCCCGCGGAACGCCTCAATCTGCTCGGTCTCGGTCTACACCACCACGGCCAGAAACCGCTCCAGAACCGATTCAAGCTTTTTCAATGTCTCCAGGCGTGTCAAGGCTAGCTCTTCCCTGCTTTAAATCTCGTCCGAATCTTTAAGAACCGTCTCGATGTTGTTTCTCAGGACCTGCACTGTGGTGCGCTCATTGGGTGCCGCTTTTTTCTTACCGGCAATGTATTCCTCGAGGAGGCCCGCGACTCGGTCAACCATGGCGGCCAAACGATCCGCTTCCGCCTCTTTCTTTCCGCCGACCGTTACCAGTCCGGCCAGTTTCAGCGCGCCTAACTTGCGAAGCGCATCCTGACGCGGCATTTTCGACAGATCCGAAATCTCGCCGGCAGTCCGGCGGCCGTTAACCAGGGCCAAAAGGTTCCATTCATCGGCCTGAAGCGAGACATTGGTATGTTTTTCCGGCGGCGCCGAAGCGATTGCCAGAACGGCATTTATATCCGGAAGCGTCTCTTTGACATGATTTTGTTCATCCAGACGGCGCATCCCCTCCAGAATGGCGTTTTCAACCGAAATATTGACCGTTATTTCCTCTTCGGTGGGATATTGATTCTCATAAAACTTAAACGACCCGCTCTCCCATGAGAGAAGCGAAAAAATCAGTTCTTCGACCTGCGTTTTGACCACCTGCTCAAGATCCTGGCGCTTGATATATCCTTTTTCTATAAGAATCCGCCCCAGACGTTTGGAGCTTTCGGTTCTGGCCTGAACATTGACCGCATCATTGAGCTGTTCGGCGCTGATTTTCCCCTTTTCGCGGAGAAGCTCCCCCAGATGATAGGTCTGGCGCGGCCCATAGCCGTAGACAATCTGACCCTGTTTGAAATAGACCATGACGATATCATCGTCTTTCTGAATTCCGAGGGTGCCGGTTTTGCGGCTGTTGGCGATAAGTTGGAATATCTCGGGCAATGTAAAGCGGCCGATTTTACCCTGTAAATCCTGGTCCATTGGTTCTCCAAATTAAGGTTTGGCTATGAATATAAACGGCGGCGCGTTTTTGTCAATGAGTTAATTTTTTATGGCCGGGAAGTTCGGCAGGCGGACGAAAACATGAAATTGCTGTCATTTAGTTCAATAAAAAGGCGCTCACATCGAAACAAAAAGATGAAAGATTGGAATAGGCGACCAAATTGTCGCCTATTCCGTAATCTGCTATCAATTAATAGCTTCAACTTCTACCAACCGCAGGGGGCCGCACCGCCCAAATACAGGAATTTAATCAAATGGGTTATATCCTGAATATTGGTCTGCCCGTTGCAGTTGATGTCTCCCGCCTCGGGCGGAATGGGGCTGGGTCCCCCGCGATAGAGGAAATCGATCAGGTAAGTAATATCACGAATATTCGCAATATCATCACCGCTGACATCACCCGGAATATAGGTAACCGCCGTTACAGCAAAAGCGTGGGAATATTCCGTCCAATCGGCACCGTCAAAAGTTCGCACCCGCCAATAGTACACTATGTCCGGGCTAAGCGGAGCGGAGGAAATGTATTTCGGGGAAACCAGCCCGCCGACATCGATAATCGGGGCGCGAAAATCATAATAGCGGTCGAGCTGGATTTGGTACCGGTAACCGGGTTGCGGATTGGCGATCAAGCCGGTCCAGTCAAAACTGGGTCTCCCGGCCGCCATGGTCTGGCCGTTGGCCGGCTGTATCGAAGAGGTCGGTTCGACTTTGTAGTAGAAAACGAGACTGTCGGAAGCGCTGCCCGGCACATCATAGTCCTTAAACAGCGTCGCCTTAATATTGCCGATATTGATATCACCGGAGAATTTGGATCCGGCCGGTGCATTCGGTTTCTTCCTGAAGACCAGTTTGTATTCTCCGTTCTGGAGGTTATAGTCAATCGACTGCTGATCAATCAGATTGTCCTGGTTGGCATCGAGGCGACAGAAAGCGGCACCGGCGACAGTCGTGAAATCTCGGGAGAGACGGAAATTATCCGGGTTGGTGATAGCAACCGAGGCATTGGAATAAACGGTGGTAATCATACGATTATCGAGAATCGGCCGGTCGGGAAGTTGATTCATGAAAAGCTTGATACTATCCTCACCAGTAGAACCAGAGACAAAATCGGGGTTACCGTCGCGGTCGATGTCTCCCGGCGCCAGTGCCACCGCATAAGGTTCGGTAGTGAAAGAGACTTGAAGGGAGTTGCTAAAATATCCCTGGCCGTCTCCCAGAAAGAAGACCATCTCTCTGTTAGTCGGATCCATGACAATCAGGTCAAGGTTATTGTCGCGGTTGACATCGGTAATCGCCATCCCCCAGGCATAACCATATATACTCAACGTATCCATGTGAATCACGCCACCGGCGCCATCGCCATACCCAATCGTCACATAAGCCAGGCTGCTCGGGATCATCGCCGTGATGAAAGCAAAATCCTCGTTGCCGTCGTGGTTGAAATCGGCGAACGGCTCGGTAATCGAGACGGCCGCAGTAAAATTCCCCAGATTGAAAGAATAAGACTGAGTGAAATTGGTGTTGCCGTCATTCAAAAAAATTCCTGCCAGGCCGGCCCAATCGATGCCGATAATGTCATCGATGCCATCACCGTTAAAATCACTGACATAGACCGTCTGCGCGGGAATGCGCCCCTCATATATGGTCGGAAAATTTCCATTTCCGTCACCGAGATAGATATTTCCGGAAGCGGCTATATCAAGATATTGGTCGCTATTGAAATAACCGGTAGCGATACCCTGCAGGTTACTGTAGGGTTGAGATATTGAATCGACTGCAAAATTGCGGCTACCATCATTGACAGCTACCATGATATCATACACAAAATTGGTGGCAATATCGGGAAGAGTGTCGCCGTTGATATAGCCGATGGTAAAAGTCGTCCCCTCAAATCCATAGACCACCGGCGTTTCAAAATGACCATCCGGCATCCCATACATAATTCTTATATTAGCGTTGATATCGCCGACAAAGATTATATCCATATTTCCATCACGGTCGATATCGGCAGTCTGCACACCAAAAATACTGCCGGGATGTGTTTTGACGATTTCGAAATAAAGGCTGTCGGCCGGGTTAAGAGCCAGCGCGATTCCGGTCGGAACCGAAAGCCAGAGCAATAAGAAAATCACCGACAATCCTATCGCCATTTGAGGGGAAGCAACTTTCCTCATGACTCCCTCCGTTTCTAAAAGTGTTAACGACCT
This genomic interval from Candidatus Zixiibacteriota bacterium contains the following:
- a CDS encoding ribulose-phosphate 3-epimerase, encoding MTKIAPSILAADFARLGEEIKAAETAGADMIHLDIMDGHFVPNLSLGEAIAAMSKAVSTLPHDAHLMVTDPEYYIGSFAKIGVEYITFHLEIEGIRQDLGPGRWVYVTDKVVNVERVRKIISAVRKAGCKPGLSLNPPTKIELVFPFLSEIDLLLLMSVNPGFAGQKFIDNVYDKISAAAGFRKEKGLNFEIMVDGGIGLDNAARLAAAGADILVTGSSFFKAPDYGEFIRKMKT
- a CDS encoding PASTA domain-containing protein; amino-acid sequence: MEFTPRPKSQRPKKPFWERLVPKEIWGRILIYYMAIPLVSLLLVYILFDRIVMPITTRHGSEFALPDVNDKSEEAARKILNEEGLGMEVTSREYRPGIPEGVVVSQYPPVGTKVKSGRIVKVSTSIGQKMVRVPALAGFSVRQAQLYIEATGLLLGDIAWTFSDSLPENVVVFAYPATGTEIPSGSVVNLMVNRGRLVAGILMPNLIGRQLEEAQRMIEEAGLKIGLVKHVHDNNYLPETVMEQSVEASTELQPGEEIDLVVSTTD
- the rsmB gene encoding 16S rRNA (cytosine(967)-C(5))-methyltransferase RsmB — encoded protein: MADKEHKIDPVRALAVEAIGLVEAGKHTTEEAIAGVIPEKNLSPLDIRFLRQLVNGTVKLKRRLDHDMRFFLAKPSEKMPRKLIDILRLGFFQIFFTDKIPPAAAVSEAVNLAHYFCDSSRARVVNAVLRAAVRNPEKIFFRNKDEDPVNYLANYYSYPDWFVAYCLEEFKLEQTEKLLSGMNRPPQITYRVNLLKAKPEEVSRLLDKEDIKYHAGKYLPEFIHLDNGGFPLENELVKSGKVYIQDESAGMAVRLMNPKMGMHVLDMAAAPGGKTTYAAIKMRNKGMVTAVDRSRPRLEMMMQNCLRLGIKIVNPVVADILEFQTEPFDRVILDAPCTGWGNAGKHSDLRWTKEPGDVEKLFKVQSMMIDKAAKLVKPGGILIYSTCTIIRKENDQVVEEFLVRRRDFELESAGEYFDNEVVSERGFLKIYPNKPDLSGAFAARMKKVIAAKNDK
- a CDS encoding TIGR03960 family B12-binding radical SAM protein, translating into MPFVIKPGRYTGGELGQIVKPPENRLKVAIGYPDMYEIGMSYLGTQILYNIINSDDRFLCERFYAPDIDAEAILRREKIPYFSLESFRPLAQFDLVGFTLAYEMVYTNLLNILDLSGIPLRAADRGEDHPLIIAGGPVVHNPEPTAPFIDLFYIGDAEDNIIRLLEIISDNRNLSRVDKLERIAREISGVYVPRFYDPITHKPLVDFAPAKIRSHRLKQLKEDYYPAQPLVPFVETVHDRLAVEIMRGCPRGCRFCQATAIYRPLRLRSKEEIIAQVHRQIERSGFDEVTLLSLSSSDYPDILPLTAQLSRELLGKKVALSLPSLRPGTLTPELITAIKLTRKTGLTFAPEAGTERLRALIRKDITDKELYDTIRLAFGNGWNLVKLYFMVGLPTETDDDIKGIVQMIQQVSRIAREIKGKNAINVTISPFSPKSHTPFQWDRQPAPDDVRQKSEYIRRNAGSSFVNIKLRDQELSFLEGVLGRGGQEMASVVETAFHDGARFDGWSEGFDFGLWQRAFEKNNLNPHDYLKEKPFSEILPWSHIELDISVEHLIHERNRTSTLLRESTKGSTAPIPAIENGDEEESGFGRSRKKGVQKAGVAPTKGQVRVRWGRKGLTRFLSHLDNLRVMERAIRRSGLPIEYSQGYHPHMKVSYGPPLPLGFTSDAEYFDLSLERPFYPPMAGRLSESLPQGYFLVMARPVIGGKESLSSKLNRAVYEVVIDKSIDCRDKLAYLLSQEKVEVNRTAKDEIKVVNIRPAIYELSYLEESTLAPEKAVVVMELGVGSAGYVRPQEVILAAGLGDEKTVPALIIHRRDLLYINPDGARISPMEF
- a CDS encoding DUF4388 domain-containing protein — translated: MDQDLQGKIGRFTLPEIFQLIANSRKTGTLGIQKDDDIVMVYFKQGQIVYGYGPRQTYHLGELLREKGKISAEQLNDAVNVQARTESSKRLGRILIEKGYIKRQDLEQVVKTQVEELIFSLLSWESGSFKFYENQYPTEEEITVNISVENAILEGMRRLDEQNHVKETLPDINAVLAIASAPPEKHTNVSLQADEWNLLALVNGRRTAGEISDLSKMPRQDALRKLGALKLAGLVTVGGKKEAEADRLAAMVDRVAGLLEEYIAGKKKAAPNERTTVQVLRNNIETVLKDSDEI
- a CDS encoding FG-GAP-like repeat-containing protein, encoding MRKVASPQMAIGLSVIFLLLWLSVPTGIALALNPADSLYFEIVKTHPGSIFGVQTADIDRDGNMDIIFVGDINANIRIMYGMPDGHFETPVVYGFEGTTFTIGYINGDTLPDIATNFVYDIMVAVNDGSRNFAVDSISQPYSNLQGIATGYFNSDQYLDIAASGNIYLGDGNGNFPTIYEGRIPAQTVYVSDFNGDGIDDIIGIDWAGLAGIFLNDGNTNFTQSYSFNLGNFTAAVSITEPFADFNHDGNEDFAFITAMIPSSLAYVTIGYGDGAGGVIHMDTLSIYGYAWGMAITDVNRDNNLDLIVMDPTNREMVFFLGDGQGYFSNSLQVSFTTEPYAVALAPGDIDRDGNPDFVSGSTGEDSIKLFMNQLPDRPILDNRMITTVYSNASVAITNPDNFRLSRDFTTVAGAAFCRLDANQDNLIDQQSIDYNLQNGEYKLVFRKKPNAPAGSKFSGDINIGNIKATLFKDYDVPGSASDSLVFYYKVEPTSSIQPANGQTMAAGRPSFDWTGLIANPQPGYRYQIQLDRYYDFRAPIIDVGGLVSPKYISSAPLSPDIVYYWRVRTFDGADWTEYSHAFAVTAVTYIPGDVSGDDIANIRDITYLIDFLYRGGPSPIPPEAGDINCNGQTNIQDITHLIKFLYLGGAAPCGW